In a single window of the Streptomyces sp. CGMCC 4.7035 genome:
- a CDS encoding DUF1990 family protein: MSFTYEDVGATRENAAFCPPGFHPLHLRARLGEGEEVFRRAAETVLTWEMHRALGVGIDATADRAAPGVDVTVTLAGVIKAPCRIVWTVEESRRAGWAYGTLPGHPECGEEAFVVDRTGDGTVWLTITAFSRAAKWYARAGGPATRGLQHAYARRCGAVLRRLCAEDSLD; this comes from the coding sequence ATGTCCTTCACGTACGAGGATGTCGGCGCCACCCGTGAGAACGCCGCCTTCTGCCCGCCCGGCTTCCACCCCCTGCACCTACGCGCCCGGCTGGGCGAGGGCGAGGAGGTCTTCCGGCGCGCCGCCGAGACGGTCCTCACCTGGGAGATGCACCGCGCCCTGGGCGTCGGCATCGACGCCACGGCCGACCGCGCCGCCCCCGGCGTCGACGTCACGGTCACCCTCGCCGGCGTCATCAAGGCCCCGTGCCGCATCGTCTGGACGGTCGAGGAATCCCGCCGCGCGGGCTGGGCGTACGGCACGCTGCCGGGCCACCCGGAGTGCGGCGAGGAGGCCTTCGTGGTGGACCGCACCGGGGACGGCACGGTCTGGCTGACGATCACGGCGTTCAGCCGCGCGGCCAAGTGGTACGCGAGGGCCGGCGGCCCGGCCACGCGGGGGTTGCAGCACGCGTATGCGCGGCGGTGCGGGGCGGTACTGCGGCGGTTGTGCGCGGAGGACTCGCTGGACTGA
- a CDS encoding MarR family winged helix-turn-helix transcriptional regulator — protein sequence MENEATGPLSGRTRFPGDGGDDQDDDPSIDYELIGGWKLVMEGFRATHQSFVSELAKRFDLGPGAADVLLRILISPKHRMPMTRLAHEAGMSSGGFTKLADRLCAAALTQRVSCDADRRVTYLELTERGEETARSVSRVATEILRTRVLGTLGCDGFRNLAGSMRELRDANVGPGK from the coding sequence ATGGAGAATGAAGCGACGGGCCCGCTGAGCGGGCGAACACGGTTTCCGGGCGACGGTGGCGACGACCAGGACGATGACCCGAGCATCGATTATGAACTGATCGGTGGCTGGAAACTGGTGATGGAGGGCTTCCGCGCCACACACCAGTCTTTCGTGAGCGAGCTGGCGAAACGCTTCGACCTCGGCCCAGGCGCCGCGGACGTACTGTTGCGCATCCTGATCAGTCCCAAGCACCGGATGCCGATGACACGCCTGGCGCACGAGGCGGGTATGTCCAGTGGTGGGTTCACCAAACTCGCCGACCGGCTCTGCGCGGCCGCCCTGACCCAGCGCGTGTCGTGCGATGCCGACCGACGCGTCACCTACCTCGAACTGACCGAGCGCGGCGAGGAAACCGCCCGGTCGGTCTCCCGGGTGGCGACAGAGATCCTCCGCACCCGAGTGCTCGGCACCCTCGGGTGCGACGGGTTCCGCAACCTCGCCGGGTCGATGCGTGAACTGCGCGACGCCAACGTCGGTCCGGGGAAGTAA
- a CDS encoding M4 family metallopeptidase — protein sequence MTPLYARHKRTTLAIATAVAAGALLATGMTTGASAQVPASASGKTAKPLAAAPLTLSASTRASLVKEAQAAAPETARKIGLGVKEQLVVKDVVKDVDGTVHTRYERTYAGLPVLGGDLVVHESKSGKTEGVTRANKATIKLSSLKPQVTAAKAEKQAVKAAQAAGSEKTAADGARKVIWAGNGTPVLAYETVVGGLQDDGTPNQLHVITDAATGKKLYEYQGIETGTGKSLYSGTVSLNTTLSGSTYQLTDGTRGGHKTYNKKHTTSSTAGTLFTDADDTWGTGAASSSTTDQTAAVDAAYGAQVTWDFYKNTFGRSGIKNDGKAAYSRVHYGNAYVNAFWDDSCFCMTYGDGDGNTHPLTSLDVAGHEMSHGVTANTAGLDYSGESGGLNEATSDIFGTGVEFYAANSNDVGDYLIGEKIDINGDGTPLRYMDKPSKDGGSADYWSSSVGNLDVHYSSGVANHFFYLLSEGSGSKTINGVTYNSPTSNGSTVTGIGRAKALQIWYKALTTYFTSTTNYKSARTGTLSAAAALYGSGSTEYNAVAAAWSAVNVS from the coding sequence GTGACTCCCCTCTACGCGCGTCACAAGCGCACCACTCTGGCCATCGCCACCGCCGTCGCGGCCGGAGCCCTGCTCGCCACCGGTATGACCACCGGTGCCTCCGCCCAGGTCCCGGCCTCCGCCTCCGGCAAGACGGCCAAGCCGCTCGCCGCCGCACCGCTGACGCTGTCCGCGTCCACCCGCGCCTCGCTCGTCAAGGAGGCCCAGGCGGCCGCACCCGAGACGGCGCGCAAGATAGGCCTCGGCGTCAAGGAGCAACTGGTCGTCAAGGACGTCGTCAAGGACGTCGACGGCACGGTCCACACGCGTTACGAGCGCACGTACGCGGGCCTCCCGGTCCTCGGCGGCGACCTGGTCGTCCACGAGTCGAAGTCCGGCAAGACCGAGGGCGTGACCAGAGCGAACAAGGCGACCATCAAGCTGTCCTCCCTCAAGCCGCAGGTCACCGCGGCGAAGGCGGAGAAGCAGGCCGTGAAGGCCGCGCAGGCGGCGGGCTCGGAGAAGACGGCGGCCGACGGCGCGCGCAAGGTGATCTGGGCGGGCAACGGCACGCCGGTCCTCGCGTACGAGACCGTCGTGGGCGGGCTCCAGGACGACGGCACCCCGAACCAGCTGCACGTCATCACCGACGCCGCCACCGGCAAGAAGCTGTACGAGTACCAGGGCATCGAGACGGGCACCGGCAAGAGCCTCTACTCGGGCACGGTGAGCCTCAACACCACCCTGTCGGGCTCGACCTACCAGCTGACCGACGGCACGCGCGGCGGCCACAAGACCTACAACAAGAAGCACACCACCAGCTCCACCGCGGGCACCCTGTTCACCGACGCCGACGACACGTGGGGCACCGGCGCGGCCTCCAGCTCCACCACCGACCAGACCGCGGCCGTCGACGCCGCCTACGGCGCCCAGGTGACCTGGGACTTCTACAAGAACACCTTCGGCCGCAGCGGCATCAAGAACGACGGCAAGGCGGCCTACTCCCGGGTCCACTACGGCAACGCGTATGTCAACGCGTTCTGGGACGACAGCTGCTTCTGCATGACGTACGGCGACGGCGACGGCAACACGCACCCGCTGACCTCGCTGGACGTGGCCGGCCACGAGATGAGCCACGGTGTCACCGCCAACACCGCCGGACTCGACTACTCGGGCGAGTCCGGCGGCCTCAACGAGGCCACCTCCGACATCTTCGGCACCGGCGTCGAGTTCTACGCGGCCAACTCGAACGACGTCGGCGACTACCTCATCGGCGAGAAGATCGACATCAACGGCGACGGCACCCCGCTGCGCTACATGGACAAGCCCAGCAAGGACGGCGGCTCGGCCGACTACTGGTCCTCGTCGGTGGGCAACCTGGACGTGCACTACTCGTCGGGCGTCGCGAACCACTTCTTCTACCTCCTCTCGGAGGGCAGCGGTTCGAAGACCATCAACGGGGTGACCTACAACTCCCCGACGTCCAACGGCTCCACGGTCACCGGCATCGGCCGGGCCAAGGCCCTGCAGATCTGGTACAAGGCGCTGACGACGTACTTCACGTCGACGACCAACTACAAGTCGGCCCGTACGGGCACGCTCTCGGCGGCGGCCGCCCTGTACGGCTCCGGCAGCACCGAGTACAACGCGGTGGCGGCGGCCTGGTCCGCGGTCAACGTGAGCTGA
- a CDS encoding ABC transporter ATP-binding protein, with amino-acid sequence MSRGQLPVAEPADVRRAAVRLVRADARAFAATLALNAAAAGAGLAGPWLLGRIVDEVRAGGGVGAVDRMALAILLCSLAQLLLARWARYVGHRFGERSLARVREEFVDRALALPASVVERAGTGDLTARGTADVSTVGTTLRDVGPDLLINGVQALLLLGAVFALDPLLGAIGVFALVPIWCVLRWYLRRARDGYLAEGESNSQVAEILAATAAGARTVEAFRLQERRTATSRDALEVSRRRRLYTLYLRSVFFPVVEVSYVLPVAGVLLVGGVLHAHGAMSLGSVVAAAVYLQQFSSPLDEILMRIEQLQSSGASFARVEGLGRTPHTAPEEASAAPADDRIDVTDVRYAYDRGGEVLRGVDLTVRPGERLAVVGPSGAGKTTLSRLLAGIDAPSAGSVTVGGVPIAALGPERLRRQVVLVTQEHHVFLGSVRENLRIAEPSATDEELWAALAAVGADDWVRELPGGLDTELGSSGCRTDGPQAQQLALARVVLADPHTLILDEATALLDPATARHAERALAAVLEVRTVIAIAHRLHTAHDADRVAVMEDGRLSELGTHDELVAADGAYAALWRTWHGERGSEPPRTSLGDPDHAPGTRTSPR; translated from the coding sequence ATGAGCCGGGGACAACTGCCCGTCGCCGAGCCCGCCGACGTGCGCCGGGCCGCCGTACGGCTGGTACGGGCCGACGCGCGGGCCTTCGCCGCCACGCTGGCCCTGAACGCGGCGGCGGCCGGTGCGGGACTGGCCGGTCCCTGGCTGCTCGGGCGGATCGTCGACGAGGTCCGGGCCGGGGGCGGGGTCGGGGCCGTGGACCGGATGGCGCTCGCCATCCTGCTGTGCTCGCTGGCGCAACTGCTGCTGGCGCGCTGGGCCCGGTACGTGGGGCACCGTTTCGGGGAGCGGTCACTGGCGCGGGTGCGTGAGGAGTTCGTCGACCGGGCGCTCGCGCTGCCCGCGTCCGTGGTGGAGCGGGCCGGCACCGGTGATCTGACCGCGCGCGGCACCGCCGATGTGTCCACCGTCGGCACCACCCTGCGGGACGTCGGCCCCGACCTGCTGATCAACGGCGTGCAGGCGCTGTTGCTGCTCGGCGCGGTCTTCGCGCTGGACCCGCTGCTCGGGGCCATCGGCGTGTTCGCTCTCGTCCCCATCTGGTGTGTGCTGCGCTGGTACCTGCGCCGGGCACGGGACGGCTACCTCGCCGAGGGCGAGTCCAATTCGCAGGTCGCGGAGATCCTCGCGGCGACCGCGGCCGGGGCGCGGACGGTGGAGGCGTTCCGGCTTCAGGAGCGTCGGACCGCGACGAGCCGGGACGCGCTGGAGGTCTCCCGGCGCAGGCGCCTGTACACGCTGTACCTGCGGTCCGTGTTCTTCCCCGTGGTGGAGGTGTCGTACGTCCTTCCCGTGGCCGGTGTGCTGCTGGTGGGCGGGGTGCTGCACGCGCACGGCGCGATGAGTCTGGGGTCGGTGGTGGCGGCCGCGGTGTACCTCCAGCAGTTCAGCTCACCGCTGGACGAGATCCTGATGCGGATCGAGCAACTGCAGAGCAGTGGCGCGTCCTTCGCCCGGGTGGAGGGGCTCGGCCGGACCCCGCACACCGCTCCGGAGGAAGCGTCCGCGGCGCCCGCGGACGACCGGATCGACGTGACGGACGTGCGGTACGCCTACGACCGCGGGGGTGAGGTGCTGCGCGGGGTCGATCTGACCGTGCGGCCCGGCGAGCGGCTGGCGGTGGTCGGCCCCTCGGGCGCCGGGAAGACCACCCTGAGCAGACTGCTGGCGGGCATCGACGCGCCGAGCGCGGGATCGGTGACCGTGGGCGGGGTGCCGATCGCCGCTCTCGGGCCGGAGCGGCTGCGCCGCCAGGTCGTCCTGGTCACCCAGGAACACCATGTCTTCCTCGGCTCGGTCCGCGAGAACCTGCGGATCGCCGAGCCGTCCGCCACGGACGAGGAGCTGTGGGCGGCCCTCGCCGCGGTGGGTGCCGACGACTGGGTGCGGGAGCTGCCGGGCGGTCTCGACACCGAGCTGGGCTCGTCGGGGTGCCGCACGGACGGCCCGCAGGCCCAGCAACTCGCCCTCGCCCGGGTGGTGCTGGCCGACCCGCACACCCTGATCCTCGACGAGGCCACGGCCCTCCTCGACCCCGCCACCGCCCGCCACGCCGAGCGCGCCCTGGCCGCCGTCCTCGAAGTCCGCACCGTCATCGCCATCGCGCACCGCCTTCACACCGCGCACGACGCGGACCGCGTGGCCGTGATGGAGGACGGCCGTCTGAGCGAACTCGGCACACACGACGAGCTGGTGGCGGCCGACGGGGCGTACGCGGCGCTGTGGCGGACGTGGCACGGCGAACGCGGGTCGGAGCCGCCCCGTACCTCGCTCGGTGACCCGGACCACGCCCCGGGGACCCGTACCTCGCCCCGGTGA
- a CDS encoding ABC transporter ATP-binding protein produces MIDAYEDPGTPDCRGGWRYLWWLVRCQPWRSVAGALLGSVWMVLLSATPYLMARAIDEGLQPGDLGALARWTAALVVVGAFNAWLSIMRHRVMTRVRMDANFRTVKVVVGHAVRLGAALPRRAGAGEVVTIGVGDVQTIAGALTVVGPGVGAVVAYGAVAGLLLSVSVRLAAVVLLGVPVIALIVGPLMGRLQGTEAEYRERQGVLTARIGDLAGGLRVLNGLGGKGLFADAFRRDSDRLREQGYRVGSVTSWMQALGVGLPTLFLAVVTWLAARLAAQGTITVGELVAVYGYVAVMVRPVAFFIECGYQLSRGVVAARRVVRLLRLEPEPDDGTREAPAEPSVLHDPESGVRVLPGRLTALAGARPADAAAVVDRLGRYAPSEATWGGVRLDEIPLARVRARILVADNEADLFAGTLRELVGGRRKPEDLDEAAIARAVHAAVADDIVQGLPDGLDSAIDAQGRNLSGGQRQRVRLVRALLADPEVLLTVEPTSALDAHTEAALADRLRAAREGRTTVVTSTSPLVLDRVDTVYYLVDGKVAATGSHARLLAQEPGYRALVARDADAAAAEEVMG; encoded by the coding sequence TGCTGGGCAGTGTGTGGATGGTCCTGCTGTCGGCGACGCCGTATCTGATGGCCCGGGCGATCGACGAGGGCCTCCAGCCGGGCGACCTGGGCGCGCTCGCCCGGTGGACCGCCGCGCTGGTCGTGGTCGGCGCGTTCAACGCCTGGCTGAGCATCATGCGGCACCGCGTGATGACCCGGGTGCGGATGGACGCCAACTTCCGCACGGTGAAGGTCGTCGTGGGGCACGCGGTCCGGCTGGGGGCCGCGCTGCCGCGGCGGGCCGGGGCCGGAGAGGTGGTCACGATCGGCGTGGGCGACGTGCAGACGATCGCCGGAGCCCTGACGGTCGTGGGCCCCGGCGTCGGCGCGGTCGTCGCCTACGGCGCGGTCGCCGGGCTGCTGCTGTCGGTCTCCGTGCGGCTCGCCGCGGTCGTGCTGCTCGGGGTGCCGGTGATCGCGCTGATCGTCGGGCCGCTGATGGGGCGGCTTCAGGGCACCGAGGCGGAGTACCGGGAGCGGCAGGGCGTGCTGACGGCGCGGATCGGCGACCTCGCGGGCGGGCTGCGCGTCCTCAACGGCCTCGGCGGCAAGGGGCTGTTCGCGGACGCCTTCCGCCGGGACTCGGACCGTCTGCGGGAGCAGGGGTACCGGGTCGGGTCGGTGACCAGCTGGATGCAGGCGCTCGGGGTGGGGCTGCCGACCCTGTTCCTCGCCGTCGTGACCTGGCTCGCGGCCCGGCTGGCCGCCCAGGGCACCATCACCGTGGGCGAGTTGGTGGCCGTGTACGGGTATGTCGCCGTGATGGTGCGCCCGGTGGCGTTCTTCATCGAGTGCGGCTACCAGCTCAGCCGGGGTGTGGTGGCCGCCCGGCGCGTCGTACGGCTGCTGCGGCTGGAGCCGGAGCCCGACGACGGCACGCGCGAGGCGCCCGCGGAGCCGTCCGTGCTGCACGATCCGGAGTCCGGGGTGCGGGTGCTGCCGGGGCGGCTGACCGCGCTGGCCGGGGCGCGGCCCGCGGACGCCGCGGCCGTCGTCGACCGCCTGGGCCGCTACGCCCCTTCGGAGGCGACCTGGGGCGGGGTACGCCTGGACGAGATCCCGCTGGCGCGGGTGCGGGCACGGATCCTGGTCGCCGACAACGAGGCCGACCTGTTCGCGGGGACGCTGCGGGAACTGGTCGGGGGCCGACGGAAGCCGGAGGACCTCGACGAGGCGGCGATCGCGCGGGCGGTGCACGCCGCCGTGGCCGACGACATCGTGCAGGGCCTGCCGGACGGGCTCGATTCGGCGATCGACGCGCAGGGGCGCAACCTCTCCGGCGGCCAGCGGCAGCGCGTACGGCTCGTGCGGGCGCTGCTCGCCGACCCGGAGGTGCTGCTGACCGTCGAGCCCACCTCGGCGCTCGACGCGCACACCGAGGCGGCGCTCGCGGACCGGCTGCGGGCGGCGCGTGAGGGCCGTACGACCGTGGTGACCAGCACCTCCCCGCTGGTCCTTGATCGTGTGGACACCGTGTACTACCTGGTCGACGGCAAGGTCGCGGCCACCGGAAGCCATGCGCGGCTGCTGGCTCAGGAGCCCGGCTACCGGGCACTGGTGGCGCGAGACGCCGACGCGGCCGCTGCCGAGGAGGTCATGGGATGA
- a CDS encoding M4 family metallopeptidase: protein MSSNSSRRRTSHTPSRRVAAVALVGVSALLAAAVQSGAASAAPAAPAAGKINPAHAALKLSPSQRAELIRDADAAKADTAKAIGLGTQEKLVVRDVVKDADGTLHTRYERTYAGLPVLGGDLVVDTAKSGQTERVIKASSATIKVASLTPRVAASKAEKQAVSAARAAGSKQTGADRAPRKVIWAASGKPILAYETVVGGLQDDGTPNQLHVITDAATGKELFRYQGIKNGIGNTQYSGQVTLTTTQSGSNFTLTDGSRGGHKTYNLNHGSSGTGTLFSQTNDTWGNSTTSNAATAGADAHYGAAVTWDFYKSTFGRSGIKNDGKAAYSRVHYGNAYVNAFWDDSCFCMTYGDGSGNADPLTSLDVAGHEMSHGVTANTAGLEYSGESGGLNEATSDIFGTGVEFYAANSSDVGDYLIGEKIDINGDGTPLRYMDKPSKDGSSKDSWYSGLGNLDVHYSSGPANHFFYLLSEGSGAKVINGVSYNSPTSDGLPVTGIGRDKALQIWYRALTTKFTSTTNYAAARTGTLAAAGELYGTTSTEYKAVQDAWAAIAVGSRSGGGGGGGGTSYESSTKVSIPDNGPAVTSSITVSGRTGNAPNNLQVTPNITHTWRGDLVIDLIGPSGTAYRLKNFSSSDSADNVTDTYTVNASSETANGTWKLRVQDQAAQDVGTINGWKLTFP, encoded by the coding sequence TTGAGCAGCAATTCCTCTCGCAGACGCACCTCCCACACCCCCTCCCGTCGTGTCGCGGCCGTCGCCCTCGTCGGCGTCTCCGCCCTGCTGGCCGCCGCGGTGCAGTCGGGCGCCGCGAGCGCCGCCCCGGCCGCGCCCGCCGCCGGGAAGATCAACCCCGCCCACGCCGCCCTGAAGCTCTCCCCCTCGCAGCGCGCCGAGCTGATCCGCGATGCCGACGCGGCGAAGGCGGACACCGCCAAGGCGATAGGCCTCGGGACCCAGGAGAAGCTGGTCGTCCGTGACGTCGTCAAGGACGCCGACGGCACGCTCCACACGCGCTACGAGCGCACGTACGCCGGCCTCCCCGTCCTCGGCGGCGACCTGGTCGTCGACACGGCCAAGTCGGGGCAGACCGAGCGCGTCATCAAGGCCTCGTCCGCCACCATCAAGGTCGCCTCGCTCACGCCCCGGGTGGCCGCCTCGAAGGCGGAGAAGCAGGCGGTGTCCGCCGCCAGGGCGGCGGGCTCGAAGCAGACCGGCGCCGACCGTGCTCCGCGCAAGGTGATCTGGGCGGCGAGCGGCAAGCCGATCCTGGCGTACGAGACGGTGGTCGGCGGCCTCCAGGACGACGGCACCCCGAACCAGCTCCACGTCATCACCGACGCCGCCACCGGCAAGGAGCTCTTCCGCTACCAGGGCATCAAGAACGGCATCGGCAACACGCAGTACAGCGGCCAGGTCACGCTGACGACCACGCAGTCGGGTTCGAATTTCACGCTGACCGACGGCTCGCGCGGCGGGCACAAGACATACAACCTCAACCATGGCTCGTCCGGCACCGGCACGCTGTTCTCGCAGACGAACGACACCTGGGGCAACAGCACCACGTCGAACGCCGCGACCGCGGGCGCCGACGCGCACTACGGCGCGGCGGTCACCTGGGACTTCTACAAGTCCACCTTCGGCCGCAGCGGCATCAAGAACGACGGCAAGGCGGCCTACTCCCGGGTCCACTACGGCAACGCGTATGTCAACGCGTTCTGGGACGACAGCTGCTTCTGCATGACGTACGGCGACGGTTCGGGCAACGCCGACCCGCTGACCTCGCTGGACGTGGCCGGCCACGAGATGAGCCACGGCGTCACCGCCAACACCGCCGGACTCGAGTACTCCGGCGAGTCCGGCGGCCTCAACGAGGCCACCTCGGACATCTTCGGCACCGGCGTCGAGTTCTACGCCGCCAACTCCTCCGACGTGGGCGACTACCTCATCGGCGAGAAGATCGACATCAACGGCGACGGCACCCCGCTGCGCTACATGGACAAGCCCAGCAAGGACGGCTCGTCCAAGGACAGCTGGTACTCGGGGCTCGGAAACCTGGACGTCCACTACTCGTCGGGTCCCGCGAACCACTTCTTCTACCTGCTCAGCGAGGGCAGCGGCGCCAAGGTCATCAACGGCGTGAGCTACAACTCGCCGACCTCGGACGGCCTTCCGGTCACGGGCATCGGCCGGGACAAGGCGCTACAGATCTGGTACCGGGCGCTCACCACGAAGTTCACCTCGACGACCAACTACGCGGCGGCCCGCACGGGCACGCTCGCGGCGGCGGGCGAGCTGTACGGCACGACGAGCACCGAGTACAAGGCGGTGCAGGACGCCTGGGCCGCGATCGCGGTCGGGTCGCGCTCCGGTGGCGGCGGGGGCGGCGGCGGCACCTCGTACGAGAGCTCGACCAAGGTATCGATTCCGGACAACGGGCCGGCGGTCACCTCGTCGATCACCGTGAGCGGCCGGACCGGCAACGCGCCCAACAACCTTCAGGTCACCCCGAACATCACCCACACCTGGCGCGGCGACCTGGTGATCGATCTGATCGGCCCGTCGGGCACCGCGTACCGGCTGAAGAACTTCAGCTCGTCCGACTCGGCGGACAACGTGACCGACACCTACACGGTCAACGCGTCCTCCGAAACCGCCAACGGCACTTGGAAGTTGAGGGTTCAGGACCAGGCGGCACAGGACGTCGGAACGATCAACGGCTGGAAGCTGACGTTCCCGTAG
- a CDS encoding DoxX family protein, which produces MNTGLLILRLVIGLLFAGHGIQKISHWLGGHGIEGGAAEFRADGFRGGRLTAAAAGLGQIAAGLLLAAGALTPLAAAIAAGVMTVAVTVKWRNGLWVQDNGYEYPLVLVILPAVLTLTGPGRWSADQALGLLPWDPWWTVVAVGLGVAGGLMTRVFLGRPSGESEGTSVPPRS; this is translated from the coding sequence ATGAACACCGGACTGCTGATCCTGCGACTCGTCATCGGCCTGCTGTTTGCCGGGCACGGCATCCAGAAGATCAGCCACTGGCTGGGAGGACACGGGATCGAGGGCGGAGCGGCGGAGTTCCGGGCGGACGGGTTCCGCGGCGGCCGCCTCACCGCGGCCGCCGCGGGCCTGGGACAGATCGCCGCGGGTCTACTGCTCGCCGCGGGAGCGCTCACCCCCCTGGCAGCCGCCATCGCCGCGGGCGTCATGACCGTCGCGGTCACAGTAAAGTGGCGCAACGGGCTCTGGGTGCAGGACAACGGCTACGAGTACCCGCTGGTCCTGGTGATCCTGCCGGCCGTGCTGACGCTGACCGGCCCGGGCCGCTGGTCGGCCGACCAGGCCCTCGGTCTGCTTCCCTGGGACCCGTGGTGGACAGTCGTGGCCGTCGGCCTGGGCGTGGCCGGCGGGCTGATGACCCGCGTCTTCCTTGGACGACCGAGCGGTGAGTCCGAGGGAACATCCGTGCCGCCAAGGAGTTGA